A stretch of the Janthinobacterium sp. B9-8 genome encodes the following:
- a CDS encoding GFA family protein: MAYRPLKKYQGSCHCGAVQFEVETDFPELTRCDCSICYRKNALMVKVHETAFKLLKGNEYLSEYQFHTHTAHHFFCKVCGIYPFHRKRVTPDYFGINVFCLADFNAEGIPIRQTIGMAMP; encoded by the coding sequence ATGGCTTATCGCCCACTAAAAAAATATCAAGGCAGTTGTCACTGTGGTGCCGTTCAGTTTGAAGTTGAAACGGATTTTCCAGAGCTTACGCGCTGTGATTGCTCGATTTGCTATCGAAAAAATGCGCTGATGGTTAAAGTGCATGAAACCGCATTTAAGTTATTAAAGGGCAATGAATATTTAAGTGAATATCAATTTCACACTCATACGGCTCATCATTTTTTCTGCAAGGTATGTGGTATTTACCCCTTTCACCGTAAGCGTGTTACGCCTGATTACTTTGGAATTAATGTATTTTGTCTGGCAGATTTTAATGCCGAAGGAATTCCAATCAGGCAGACTATTGGTATGGCAATGCCATAG
- the prfB gene encoding peptide chain release factor 2 produces MEAEQLNQIENRINDLVSRSEELRKYLDYPGKSDRLEEVVRLMEDPDIWNDQKKAQELGRERKALEGVVVVLDEVSAGLGDAKDLFDMGKEEGDFDTLQAVSDDVDAISARVEELEFRRMFNHPMDPMPCFIDIQSGAGGTEAQDWAGMLLRMYVRYGERKGFTVEVMEQSDGDIVGISQATIKLTGDYAYGFLRTETGVHRLVRCSPYDSNNRRHTSFASVFVYPEVDDSFEIEINPADVRTDTYRASGAGGQHINKTDSAVRLTHIPTNTVVQCQNDRSQHKNRDEAWKMLRAKLYELELRKRMEAQQSLEATKSDIGWGHQIRSYVFDQSRIKDLRTSFEVGNIKGVMDGDLEGFIAASLKHGV; encoded by the coding sequence ATGGAAGCAGAACAGCTTAATCAGATCGAGAACCGGATTAATGATTTGGTCTCTCGCAGCGAAGAACTACGCAAATACTTAGATTATCCCGGCAAAAGCGATCGACTTGAAGAAGTTGTGCGCCTGATGGAAGACCCGGATATCTGGAACGATCAAAAGAAAGCGCAAGAATTAGGCCGCGAACGAAAAGCGCTTGAAGGCGTGGTTGTGGTGCTGGATGAAGTCTCCGCAGGCCTTGGCGATGCCAAAGATTTGTTCGACATGGGCAAGGAAGAAGGCGACTTCGATACTTTGCAAGCCGTGTCTGATGATGTGGATGCCATTTCTGCCCGCGTTGAAGAGCTGGAATTTCGCCGGATGTTTAATCACCCGATGGACCCAATGCCATGCTTTATCGACATTCAATCGGGCGCTGGCGGTACTGAGGCGCAAGACTGGGCGGGCATGTTGCTACGCATGTATGTTCGCTATGGCGAGCGCAAAGGCTTTACCGTTGAAGTGATGGAGCAATCGGACGGTGATATCGTGGGTATCAGCCAGGCGACGATCAAACTCACAGGCGATTACGCTTACGGCTTCTTACGCACAGAAACAGGCGTTCATCGCTTGGTTCGTTGCTCGCCTTACGATTCAAACAACCGCCGCCACACCTCGTTTGCCTCGGTGTTTGTTTACCCGGAAGTCGACGATAGTTTCGAGATTGAAATCAATCCGGCTGATGTGCGGACCGATACCTACCGTGCTTCTGGCGCGGGTGGTCAGCATATTAATAAAACCGACTCTGCGGTTCGATTGACGCACATCCCAACCAATACCGTTGTGCAATGCCAAAATGACCGCTCTCAACACAAAAATCGTGACGAAGCATGGAAAATGCTGCGCGCCAAATTGTATGAGTTGGAATTGCGTAAACGCATGGAAGCGCAGCAATCGCTTGAAGCGACCAAATCCGACATCGGCTGGGGCCATCAGATTCGCTCCTACGTATTCGACCAAAGCCGCATCAAAGACCTGCGTACTAGCTTTGAGGTTGGCAACATCAAGGGAGTGATGGACGGCGACCTAGAAGGATTCATCGCCGCCAGCTTGAAACACGGGGTTTAA
- a CDS encoding GNAT family N-acetyltransferase — translation MLPISTQMLLLRDFTPADLNAYKYLRSDKKFQRFYSEEDSSPEKSEFLLNLFIQQAKEQPRSKYQLAIVSHSGELMGSCGIRIEAHGNASIGCELGRHWHGTGAAKQAAQAIINFGFRELNVQRIYAESITNNKAAIRLCESLGMYIEAERVNEQFFKGKSWSTVVLAMSRKIWGDKLNH, via the coding sequence ATGTTGCCAATTTCAACCCAAATGCTTTTGCTAAGAGACTTTACGCCTGCTGATTTAAATGCCTATAAATATCTGCGCAGCGATAAAAAATTTCAGCGCTTTTATAGCGAAGAAGATTCGTCACCTGAAAAATCTGAATTTCTGTTAAATCTATTTATTCAACAGGCAAAAGAGCAGCCAAGAAGCAAATACCAACTGGCTATTGTTTCTCACTCCGGCGAGCTAATGGGTTCTTGCGGTATTCGTATTGAAGCGCATGGCAATGCATCCATAGGCTGCGAGTTAGGAAGACACTGGCACGGCACAGGCGCGGCAAAACAAGCGGCGCAGGCAATCATTAATTTTGGCTTTAGAGAATTAAATGTGCAGCGAATCTATGCAGAGTCAATTACGAACAATAAAGCCGCAATCCGCCTTTGTGAGTCACTTGGAATGTATATAGAAGCTGAGCGTGTGAATGAGCAGTTTTTTAAAGGTAAATCGTGGAGTACTGTAGTGCTTGCTATGAGCAGAAAAATTTGGGGTGATAAACTGAATCACTGA
- a CDS encoding GNAT family N-acetyltransferase, protein MATFDQVELQTSRLLLRPLQESDAAALLAIFSDEKVMQYWSTPLWDSIDIAHALIARDLKAMAEGTYIRLGIERAEDHALIGNCTLFDLNQQSRRAEIGYGMAYSAWGKGYMHEALSALLDFGFSELKLNRVEADIDPRNLASAKSLERLGFSREGYLRERWIVDGVVSDTALYGLLFSDWKTRGL, encoded by the coding sequence ATGGCTACTTTTGACCAAGTTGAATTACAAACATCACGTTTATTACTTCGTCCGCTACAAGAATCGGATGCGGCTGCCCTGCTGGCTATTTTTTCTGATGAAAAAGTTATGCAATATTGGAGCACACCACTCTGGGATTCTATTGATATTGCTCACGCGCTGATTGCCCGTGATTTAAAAGCAATGGCGGAAGGAACATATATTCGCCTGGGTATTGAGCGCGCAGAAGATCATGCCTTAATTGGTAATTGCACGCTGTTTGATCTGAACCAGCAAAGCCGCCGTGCAGAAATTGGCTATGGCATGGCGTATTCTGCCTGGGGAAAAGGCTATATGCATGAGGCGCTTAGTGCTCTGCTTGATTTTGGCTTTTCAGAATTAAAATTAAACCGCGTAGAGGCCGATATCGACCCTAGGAATCTCGCTTCCGCTAAAAGTCTGGAGCGCCTTGGCTTTAGCCGCGAAGGCTATTTGCGTGAACGCTGGATTGTAGATGGCGTGGTATCTGATACGGCGCTGTATGGGCTTTTATTTAGTGATTGGAAAACACGCGGCTTATAA
- a CDS encoding GxxExxY protein, producing the protein MQLSKLTDDILGAAIEVHRHLGPGLLESAYEACLIHELFLRGLTAERQVDCKIHYKNTIVEHAFRLDLLVGGQVIVELKSCDHLLAIHEAQLLTYLRLSGHKVGLLINFNTTLLKHGIKRIVL; encoded by the coding sequence ATGCAATTAAGCAAGTTAACTGACGACATTTTGGGCGCTGCCATTGAAGTGCATCGCCATCTTGGACCGGGCTTGCTTGAATCAGCGTATGAAGCATGTTTGATACACGAGCTATTCTTACGTGGACTGACTGCAGAACGACAAGTGGATTGCAAAATTCACTATAAGAACACCATTGTCGAGCACGCTTTTCGACTGGATTTACTAGTTGGCGGGCAAGTCATTGTTGAATTAAAAAGTTGTGATCATTTGTTAGCGATACATGAAGCACAGCTATTAACTTATTTAAGACTAAGTGGCCACAAAGTTGGCCTGTTGATTAACTTCAATACCACATTACTAAAGCACGGTATTAAACGTATCGTACTTTAA
- a CDS encoding GNAT family N-acetyltransferase, which yields MPITLLAPNFALLPSYIAALERNWTRDDDHDPAGASAQLARIDQNADAFLASLSDMYGSGPLVELNDGSKVPRLPRARYWISDGEFAGDLSLRWQKGTSELPAYCLGHLGYAVVPWKRGGNYASQAMIQLMPLAKILGLSWIDIAIGIDNAACAPHCRKGRSDAFAAI from the coding sequence ATGCCCATCACACTCCTCGCCCCAAACTTTGCCCTTCTACCCAGCTATATCGCCGCACTAGAGCGAAATTGGACTCGTGACGACGACCATGACCCTGCGGGTGCATCAGCCCAGTTGGCTCGCATTGACCAAAACGCTGACGCATTTCTCGCTTCGCTGTCAGATATGTACGGCAGCGGCCCACTTGTAGAGCTCAACGATGGCAGCAAAGTGCCCCGCCTACCTCGGGCTAGATACTGGATTTCTGATGGCGAGTTTGCAGGCGATTTAAGTTTGCGCTGGCAAAAAGGGACTTCGGAATTGCCTGCTTATTGCTTGGGGCATCTTGGCTATGCGGTGGTTCCGTGGAAGCGCGGGGGCAATTATGCATCACAAGCAATGATTCAATTGATGCCTTTAGCTAAAATCCTTGGTTTAAGCTGGATTGATATCGCCATAGGCATTGATAATGCAGCATGCGCGCCGCATTGCAGAAAAGGCAGGAGCGATGCTTTTGCGGCAATTTAA
- a CDS encoding VOC family protein, translating to MRQRLNLILLGVSDIAKSTAFYEALGWPKAESSHAEFVKFDLGGIVMAIQSREAFAIDANFATAEGSGFSGMALAYIARSPEDVPRVLDKAASLGATIVKPATKNAWGIAGYFRDLDGHLFEVIYEDGWVFDGFDDLIV from the coding sequence ATGCGACAACGCCTGAATTTAATCTTGCTCGGGGTAAGCGATATCGCTAAATCCACCGCCTTTTATGAAGCGCTAGGGTGGCCCAAGGCTGAATCGAGTCATGCGGAGTTTGTAAAGTTTGATTTGGGCGGTATTGTGATGGCAATTCAATCCCGCGAAGCTTTTGCCATAGATGCCAACTTTGCCACGGCAGAGGGGAGTGGCTTTTCAGGGATGGCATTAGCCTATATCGCCCGCAGCCCAGAAGATGTGCCGCGCGTTTTAGATAAAGCCGCCAGCCTAGGCGCAACGATCGTAAAGCCCGCCACGAAAAACGCTTGGGGTATAGCAGGCTATTTTCGTGACTTAGACGGGCATTTATTTGAAGTGATTTATGAAGATGGCTGGGTTTTTGATGGGTTTGATGATTTGATTGTTTAG
- a CDS encoding NAD-glutamate dehydrogenase: protein MTVLSTLKALGELAAASDQPITQDFLSAYFAHISEDDLIEKTPEDWFGAVLAHWRMARTRVANTRKIRIYNPSVPDHGWQSSHTVIEIVQSDRPFLVDTIGMSVARLGYGVHQVVHPVLQVARQENGDWQGMDEQSPAESWMHIEIDRITASDALAQLENDLNNALDMLDACVTDWPAMADRVTAALEGLRHRPPPLDIVLVRETSAFLEWMLAGHFIFLGVRDYRFAEDGNLHFVGGSGHGLLRDSGDSGLSHTWAALPLDLRERAYSADPLILMTKADTRSLIHRPAYLDMVSLREVDASGKVIGELRILGLYTASAYTTPPRNIPLLRKKINAVLLASDADVGGYRGKAMLNVIDTYPRDELLEIGIDDLARIAQGVVSLHERSRVRTFFREDLYRRYVSVMLFVPRDNYTTEVRVKVEKILMERLGGYEAEFNVLLADSPLARIHFLIHLPVGERLVYNVKEIEDEIARAAQRWQDDLRNQLTHVRGEEVGAALYQRYQRAFSPAYCADFTGRVAVYDIEALEASLKNDKIAITLSPGSVVDPTLWRLKLYRGKPIELSDCLPLLENLGVRVLDERPYALTFDQTEHAWIIDIGLRLPVGTSLENSIDRERLIAAFTAIFEGACENDSFNRLILGAGLAWREVLILRAYSCYMRQVNLKYGVEIIADCLLRHGKLSGQLAALFVMSHDPVTNSPGVAEILAEEIRQACANQSSVDDEKILSSLLAAILATVRTNFFQLDSDGKIKSYMSFKVESARIPNMPQPVPLFEIFVYSPEMEGVHLRGGKVARGGLRWSDRREDFRTEVLGLVKAQMVKNTVIVPVGSKGGFVVKNPPSDRETLIARGIECYKNFIRGLLDLTDNLVAGQVVHPSQVRRLDEDDPYLVVAADKGTATFSDIANGISRDYGFWLDDAFASGGSVGYDHKKMGITAKGAWVSVERQFRELGINTRTDEFTVIGVGDMSGDVFGNGLLRSEHTKLLGAFDHRHIFLDPNPDPAVSFKERARLFDLPRSSWADYNAELISAGGGVWPRNAKTIPLSAEVKAILDVEADELEPSELIRAMLKAPVDLFYNGGIGTYGKASTQTPAEANDRGTDAVRIDGKEFRCKVIAEGGNLGFTQLGRIEYAAHGGRVHTDAIDNSAGVDCSDHEVNIKILLGRIMAGGDLTMKQRNDLLASMTDEVGHLVLRDNYLQTEAISLEYQQTASLLPVHQRFMQSLEKNGRLSRRIEFLPTDTQIAARQQEGKGLERPELAVLLAYAKMALFQDLLASDLPDSLDWDGLLAAYFPKPLVDRFGDRLGEHPLRREIVANELTNRTINRMGISFVFRLSEETELPPATIVRAWYDATELLDSEARFVAIESLDNSIPAIMQYTMLLRERRQLEHATRWLLQNQDTLPDYAELIRELKGKIPALLPQLPEWYAGSARQTEITESWLAAGVPAALAKQSACLDGATQLLNIALLTRKQAADVDAVATIHFALGDALELDWLHGLIEQLPRANHWQTLARLACRDDLQRAHIALTSAALELSPGATPSVRVESWLQSQETAIAHCRRMFEEMKTLAPDLAMMSAALREIRHRLAV from the coding sequence ATGACCGTTTTGTCCACACTCAAAGCACTAGGTGAACTTGCTGCGGCGAGTGACCAGCCGATCACCCAAGATTTTCTCTCTGCTTACTTCGCCCACATCTCCGAAGACGATTTAATAGAAAAAACACCGGAAGATTGGTTTGGCGCGGTGCTTGCGCATTGGCGTATGGCACGCACTCGCGTGGCGAACACGCGCAAAATACGCATTTATAATCCAAGCGTGCCTGATCACGGCTGGCAGAGCAGCCATACCGTGATTGAAATCGTCCAGTCAGATCGCCCCTTCCTAGTTGACACCATCGGCATGTCTGTTGCGCGATTAGGTTATGGCGTTCATCAGGTTGTTCACCCTGTATTGCAAGTTGCCCGTCAAGAAAATGGCGACTGGCAAGGTATGGATGAGCAAAGCCCTGCCGAATCTTGGATGCATATTGAAATTGATCGCATCACAGCGAGCGACGCACTGGCTCAACTCGAAAATGATCTGAACAACGCCCTTGATATGCTGGATGCTTGCGTCACCGACTGGCCTGCTATGGCAGATCGCGTCACGGCTGCACTTGAAGGCCTGCGCCATCGTCCGCCTCCGCTTGATATTGTTTTAGTCCGTGAAACCAGCGCATTTTTAGAATGGATGTTGGCTGGCCACTTTATTTTCCTGGGCGTGCGTGATTACCGCTTTGCAGAAGATGGCAACTTACATTTTGTGGGTGGCTCTGGTCACGGCTTACTACGCGATTCTGGCGATTCTGGCCTGTCACACACTTGGGCCGCCTTACCGCTTGATTTAAGAGAGCGTGCTTATTCTGCCGATCCATTGATTTTGATGACCAAGGCCGATACCCGTTCTTTAATTCACCGGCCTGCCTACCTCGATATGGTCAGCCTGCGTGAAGTGGATGCTAGCGGCAAAGTAATTGGTGAATTACGCATTCTTGGTCTTTACACTGCCAGCGCTTACACTACACCCCCACGCAATATTCCATTACTGCGCAAAAAAATTAATGCAGTCTTGCTCGCCAGCGACGCCGATGTAGGTGGCTACCGTGGCAAGGCCATGCTGAATGTAATCGACACTTATCCGCGCGATGAGCTACTAGAAATCGGCATCGATGATTTAGCCCGTATCGCCCAGGGCGTGGTCAGCCTGCACGAGCGTAGCCGCGTGCGCACTTTCTTCCGCGAAGATCTCTATCGCCGTTATGTATCCGTGATGCTGTTTGTGCCTCGTGATAACTACACCACCGAAGTGCGCGTTAAAGTCGAAAAAATCCTGATGGAGCGCTTGGGTGGCTACGAGGCTGAATTCAATGTCTTGCTGGCAGATAGCCCGCTGGCTCGCATTCACTTCCTGATTCACCTGCCGGTTGGCGAGCGTCTGGTTTACAACGTTAAAGAAATTGAAGACGAAATCGCCCGCGCCGCACAGCGCTGGCAAGATGATTTACGTAATCAGCTGACCCATGTACGCGGCGAAGAAGTGGGGGCTGCGCTGTATCAGCGCTATCAACGTGCTTTCTCCCCCGCTTACTGCGCAGATTTCACTGGACGCGTGGCGGTTTACGATATCGAAGCACTGGAAGCCAGCTTAAAGAATGACAAGATTGCCATTACCCTTTCACCGGGCAGTGTGGTTGATCCAACCCTGTGGCGCTTGAAGCTTTACCGTGGCAAGCCCATTGAATTGTCTGATTGCCTGCCTCTTTTAGAAAACCTTGGCGTGCGCGTGCTGGACGAGCGCCCCTACGCGCTGACTTTCGATCAAACCGAACATGCTTGGATTATTGATATTGGCCTGCGCTTACCTGTAGGCACTTCGCTAGAAAACAGCATCGATCGCGAACGTCTGATTGCCGCGTTTACCGCCATTTTTGAAGGCGCATGCGAAAATGATAGCTTTAACCGTTTGATCTTAGGTGCGGGCTTGGCTTGGCGTGAAGTGCTGATTCTGCGTGCTTACTCTTGCTATATGCGTCAGGTAAACCTCAAGTACGGCGTGGAAATTATCGCCGATTGCTTGCTGCGCCACGGCAAACTCAGCGGCCAGCTTGCGGCGCTGTTTGTGATGTCGCACGACCCGGTTACCAATTCACCGGGTGTAGCAGAAATCCTGGCAGAAGAAATTCGTCAAGCTTGCGCTAATCAATCCAGCGTAGACGACGAAAAAATCCTCTCCAGCCTGCTGGCCGCGATTCTGGCCACCGTGCGCACCAACTTCTTCCAGCTTGATAGCGATGGCAAGATCAAATCGTATATGTCGTTCAAGGTAGAGTCAGCGCGCATTCCAAATATGCCGCAGCCAGTGCCGCTGTTTGAAATCTTTGTCTACTCACCAGAAATGGAAGGCGTACATTTGCGCGGCGGTAAGGTTGCTCGTGGAGGTTTGCGCTGGTCTGATCGCCGTGAAGATTTCCGCACCGAAGTGTTGGGTCTTGTAAAAGCACAGATGGTGAAGAACACCGTGATTGTGCCGGTTGGCTCTAAAGGTGGCTTTGTAGTGAAAAACCCACCAAGCGATCGTGAAACGCTAATAGCGCGCGGCATTGAATGCTATAAAAACTTTATTCGTGGTCTGCTTGATCTGACCGACAATCTGGTGGCAGGCCAAGTGGTTCACCCATCGCAAGTACGCCGTCTAGACGAAGATGATCCTTATCTGGTGGTGGCAGCGGATAAAGGCACGGCTACTTTCTCTGATATCGCCAACGGTATTTCGCGCGATTATGGCTTCTGGTTGGACGATGCCTTTGCTTCAGGCGGTTCGGTAGGTTACGACCACAAGAAGATGGGCATTACCGCCAAGGGCGCATGGGTTTCGGTAGAGCGTCAGTTCCGCGAGCTGGGCATTAACACCCGTACCGATGAATTTACCGTCATCGGCGTGGGCGACATGTCTGGGGATGTGTTTGGTAATGGCTTGCTACGCAGCGAGCACACCAAACTCTTGGGCGCGTTTGATCACCGCCATATTTTCCTTGATCCAAACCCGGATCCTGCCGTGTCGTTTAAAGAGCGCGCGCGCTTATTTGATCTGCCCCGCTCTTCATGGGCCGATTACAATGCCGAGCTAATTTCTGCAGGCGGCGGTGTCTGGCCACGCAATGCCAAGACCATTCCATTGTCTGCCGAAGTAAAAGCGATTCTTGATGTAGAAGCCGATGAGCTAGAGCCAAGCGAGCTGATCCGCGCCATGCTAAAAGCACCGGTTGATCTGTTCTACAACGGCGGGATTGGTACATACGGCAAGGCATCAACCCAAACACCAGCCGAAGCCAACGATCGTGGCACCGATGCCGTGCGTATCGACGGTAAGGAATTCCGCTGCAAGGTAATTGCAGAAGGCGGCAATCTGGGCTTCACCCAGTTGGGCCGGATCGAATACGCTGCTCACGGTGGCCGCGTGCATACCGATGCAATTGATAACTCTGCCGGTGTGGATTGCTCCGACCACGAAGTGAATATCAAGATTTTGCTGGGCCGCATTATGGCCGGTGGCGATTTAACCATGAAGCAAAGAAATGACTTGCTGGCATCGATGACCGATGAAGTGGGCCATTTGGTGCTGCGTGATAACTATCTGCAAACCGAAGCCATCAGCCTTGAATACCAGCAAACTGCCTCGCTCCTGCCGGTACATCAGCGCTTTATGCAATCGCTGGAAAAAAATGGCCGTCTGTCCCGCCGCATTGAATTCTTGCCAACCGACACGCAAATCGCCGCGCGTCAGCAAGAAGGCAAAGGCTTGGAGCGTCCGGAACTGGCTGTATTGCTGGCTTACGCAAAAATGGCCCTGTTCCAGGACTTACTGGCTAGCGATTTGCCAGACAGCCTGGATTGGGATGGCCTACTCGCCGCTTACTTCCCTAAACCGCTGGTAGATCGCTTTGGTGATCGCCTTGGCGAGCACCCATTGCGCCGCGAAATTGTGGCCAATGAGCTAACCAACCGCACCATCAACCGCATGGGCATTAGCTTTGTTTTCCGTCTTTCCGAAGAAACCGAGCTACCTCCAGCCACGATTGTGCGCGCTTGGTACGATGCCACCGAGCTACTCGATAGCGAAGCCCGCTTTGTTGCCATCGAATCGCTCGACAACAGCATTCCGGCCATCATGCAGTACACCATGCTGCTGCGTGAACGTCGTCAGCTAGAGCATGCCACACGTTGGTTACTGCAAAACCAGGACACCTTGCCAGATTACGCAGAGCTGATTCGCGAGCTAAAAGGCAAGATCCCTGCCTTGCTGCCGCAATTGCCTGAATGGTATGCAGGCTCGGCCAGACAAACAGAAATCACCGAAAGCTGGTTGGCAGCAGGTGTACCTGCTGCTCTGGCGAAGCAAAGCGCTTGCCTTGATGGAGCTACGCAGCTACTTAACATCGCGCTGCTTACCCGCAAACAAGCCGCTGATGTGGATGCCGTAGCAACGATCCACTTTGCCTTGGGGGATGCGTTAGAGCTGGATTGGCTGCATGGCTTGATCGAGCAATTGCCACGCGCCAATCATTGGCAAACCCTAGCCCGCCTAGCTTGCCGCGACGATCTGCAACGCGCCCACATCGCGTTAACGAGTGCCGCACTCGAGCTAAGCCCGGGTGCTACGCCAAGTGTGCGGGTTGAATCATGGCTACAAAGCCAGGAAACAGCCATCGCCCACTGCCGCAGAATGTTTGAAGAAATGAAAACACTCGCGCCAGACTTAGCCATGATGTCGGCCGCCTTACGCGAAATTCGTCATCGTTTAGCGGTGTAA
- a CDS encoding LysE family translocator produces the protein MYLSNWFVFCGVALLVTFTPGPGVLLAISNSLTIGPWRSMISSLGNMVGLFIVSGVTMAGMGVVLATSAIAFTALKLSGAAYLIYLGIKQWRSKASLFSDTQSQASSLSGWRLFCQGLTVALTNPKAILFFAALFPQFIKQDAPVLTQFTVLTTTFAACALISHAFYVLLARSLKSQFANPRRMQLFNYVSGGLFVVLGLSLLRLRNKTA, from the coding sequence ATGTATTTATCTAATTGGTTTGTTTTCTGCGGTGTAGCGCTACTGGTTACTTTTACACCCGGCCCCGGCGTACTACTGGCGATTTCCAATTCGCTGACTATCGGGCCATGGCGCAGCATGATTAGCTCGCTTGGCAATATGGTGGGGCTGTTTATTGTTTCTGGTGTAACCATGGCAGGTATGGGCGTTGTGCTGGCTACATCCGCCATCGCCTTTACTGCATTAAAACTAAGTGGTGCGGCGTATTTAATTTATTTAGGGATTAAACAGTGGCGTAGCAAGGCCAGTCTTTTTTCTGACACCCAAAGCCAGGCAAGCTCGCTGTCAGGCTGGCGTTTATTCTGTCAGGGCTTAACTGTTGCGTTGACTAATCCTAAGGCTATTCTGTTTTTTGCGGCGCTGTTTCCGCAATTTATTAAACAGGATGCGCCTGTCCTCACGCAATTCACCGTATTAACCACCACTTTTGCAGCTTGCGCCCTAATATCACATGCTTTTTATGTGCTACTGGCCCGTAGCTTAAAAAGCCAGTTTGCCAACCCTCGCCGTATGCAGCTGTTTAATTATGTATCAGGCGGTTTATTTGTTGTGCTAGGGCTTAGCTTGCTGCGCTTACGTAATAAAACGGCTTAA
- the lysS gene encoding lysine--tRNA ligase, whose protein sequence is MSEEQIIQQDENQIIAERRAKLTALRAAGVAYPNDFKRENMAGDLQAKYGEFEKADMEAAQVSVAVAGRMMLKRVMGKASFATVQDSTGRIQFFISKDKVGEDIYDSFKTWDMGDIIAARGMLMKTNTGELSIQVTELRLLTKSLRPLPDKHHGLADQEQIYRQRHLDLITNDLSRATFIKRSKIVQCIRDYMVGENYLEVETPMMHGIPGGATAKPFVTHHNALDMPLYLRIAPELYLKRLIVGGLERVFEINRSFRNEGMSTRHNPEFTMIEFYEAYSDYQRMMEMSEGIIRACALLATGSTVITYQGKEVDLSKPFARYTIAGSIKAYNPEYTDEQLNDQAFLAAEVVRLGGKPIPNAGVGALQLALFEENTEAKLWEPTFIIDYPAEVSPLARANDSKPGITERFELFMVGREHANGYSELNDPEDQAERFMAQVEQKDAGDDEAMHFDADYIRTLESGMPPTGGCGIGIDRLVMLLTDSPSIRDVILFPQMRPE, encoded by the coding sequence ATGTCCGAAGAACAAATTATCCAGCAAGATGAAAACCAGATTATCGCGGAACGCCGCGCTAAGTTGACTGCCCTGCGCGCTGCTGGCGTGGCTTACCCGAATGATTTCAAACGGGAAAACATGGCGGGCGATTTGCAAGCCAAGTACGGCGAGTTTGAAAAAGCCGATATGGAGGCCGCTCAAGTCAGCGTAGCCGTTGCTGGCCGCATGATGCTCAAACGCGTGATGGGCAAGGCAAGCTTTGCTACTGTGCAAGACTCCACAGGCCGCATTCAGTTTTTTATCAGCAAAGATAAAGTGGGCGAAGATATTTACGACAGCTTCAAGACATGGGATATGGGCGATATTATTGCTGCCCGTGGCATGCTGATGAAAACCAATACCGGTGAGCTTTCGATCCAAGTTACCGAATTGCGTTTGCTGACTAAATCTTTACGCCCTCTTCCGGATAAGCATCATGGTCTTGCAGACCAAGAGCAGATTTATCGTCAGCGCCATCTGGATTTGATTACTAACGATCTAAGCCGCGCTACCTTTATCAAGCGCTCTAAAATCGTTCAGTGCATCCGCGATTACATGGTGGGCGAAAACTACCTAGAAGTTGAAACCCCGATGATGCACGGCATCCCCGGCGGTGCAACAGCCAAGCCGTTTGTAACGCATCACAATGCACTGGATATGCCACTTTACCTGCGCATCGCCCCAGAGCTTTACCTCAAACGCCTGATTGTTGGCGGTTTGGAGCGCGTGTTTGAAATTAACCGTTCTTTCCGCAACGAAGGCATGAGCACCCGCCACAACCCAGAATTCACCATGATCGAATTCTACGAAGCGTATTCTGACTACCAGCGCATGATGGAAATGTCCGAAGGCATCATCCGCGCTTGTGCCCTGCTTGCTACTGGCAGCACCGTCATTACATACCAAGGCAAAGAAGTCGATCTATCCAAGCCCTTTGCTCGCTACACCATCGCAGGCTCGATCAAAGCTTACAATCCGGAGTACACGGACGAGCAACTGAACGATCAAGCTTTCTTAGCGGCAGAAGTGGTTCGCTTGGGTGGCAAACCAATACCAAACGCAGGCGTTGGTGCATTGCAACTGGCCCTATTTGAAGAGAACACCGAAGCCAAGCTGTGGGAGCCAACCTTTATTATTGACTACCCAGCCGAAGTCTCCCCCCTGGCTCGTGCCAACGATAGCAAACCAGGCATTACCGAGCGCTTCGAGCTATTTATGGTTGGCCGTGAACACGCTAACGGTTACTCTGAGTTGAACGACCCGGAAGATCAAGCCGAACGCTTTATGGCCCAAGTTGAGCAAAAAGACGCCGGTGACGATGAAGCCATGCATTTCGACGCCGACTACATCCGCACCTTAGAATCCGGCATGCCCCCAACCGGCGGCTGCGGTATTGGTATCGATCGCTTAGTGATGCTACTGACCGACTCACCAAGCATTCGCGACGTTATCCTATTCCCGCAGATGCGTCCTGAGTAA